A single window of Granulibacter bethesdensis DNA harbors:
- a CDS encoding DsbE family thiol:disulfide interchange protein yields MIPSPPPSRPVWTRRLLLSAPLVLAVAAGAAFLGMLHGMEDGHFDPRGVPSPLIGKPVPVFDLPAQTPSPEGFTSASLTQQGHPVLVNFFASWCVPCKIEQPALMALKQRGIALWGIAYKDKPEAVAAMLKADGNPYQRIARDAAGGTAIDWGVYGVPETYFVDPKGVVRWKWAGPLTEQVIKDQIEPLLKAYP; encoded by the coding sequence ATGATCCCCTCCCCCCCACCTTCACGGCCTGTCTGGACACGCCGGCTGCTGCTCTCCGCGCCGCTGGTGCTGGCCGTTGCTGCCGGTGCCGCGTTTCTCGGCATGCTGCATGGTATGGAGGACGGGCATTTCGATCCACGCGGCGTCCCCAGCCCGCTGATCGGCAAACCCGTTCCGGTCTTTGATCTGCCAGCGCAGACTCCCTCTCCGGAAGGGTTTACCTCGGCTTCCCTCACACAGCAGGGGCATCCGGTGCTGGTGAATTTCTTCGCATCCTGGTGCGTTCCCTGCAAAATCGAGCAACCTGCGTTGATGGCGCTGAAACAGCGCGGCATCGCGTTATGGGGCATTGCCTACAAGGACAAGCCTGAAGCCGTCGCCGCCATGCTGAAGGCGGATGGCAATCCCTACCAGCGGATTGCCAGGGATGCAGCGGGCGGCACCGCCATTGACTGGGGTGTCTATGGCGTGCCGGAAACCTACTTCGTCGATCCTAAAGGGGTCGTGCGCTGGAAATGGGCCGGCCCCCTGACGGAGCAGGTTATCAAGGATCAGATTGAGCCTTTGCTGAAAGCCTATCCATGA